The DNA segment AACAAAAGAAACCGCTGATTGTCGAGATACCAGACCGTCATGGCTCCGCCAAGATTGGAGAAACCATTGACCGCTACGTATCCGAGGCAATCGGTGTGAAACTATGAGGTGTTTGCTATGCTAGATGACAAAATTAAATTGGAGCAGTACTTTGAGGAAGAGATAAAACGAGTTAGCGACATCGAGATTGCCGGTATTGAACAGGAAATTGATGAAATCCGTAAAAAATCCATGGAGGGCCTGGAGCTGGAAGCACAGCGTGAGGCTGGACTTACCAGAGAACAGGAGCTGAAGGAAATGGCCAGCGAGCACGCCATTCGTCTAAGCAAGGCACATGAGGAAACAAACCGCAGACTTATGAAGAAGCGCCGTGAGCTTACCGATGCGGTATTCAAGGCCGCAAAGCAGCAGCTGCAGGAATTTGCCAGCCGTAAGGATTATGCAGAGCTTCTGAAGAAAAAAGCTGCCGACCTTGCACAGCTGGACTATGCGCATGTTGTATTTTATGTCGCACAGAGAGATCAGGCTGTTTTGAAGGATATTTGTGAAGCATATGGAAAGCCCTGTGAGGGGAAATGCGATGCAGATATTCTGCTTGGAGGATTTCGCATGGAATGTGAGGAAAAAGGTATTGTTGTAGATGAAACCTTTGACACCGGCATCGATGAACAGAAAGACTGGTTCTATACGAACTCCGGATTGTTTATAAAATAAAAATTGCATACGAAACCGTATGATTGAGGTGATAATGTGAGTGAAAATGTTATATATTCCATCAACGGTCCAGTCGTAAAGGTCCAAAATGCAGTCGACTTCTCCATGCTGGAGAAGGTATATGTCGGTCATAAACGTCTGATGGGAGAGGTTATTTCCATCAGTAAGGAGGCAACGACGATTCAGGTGTATGAATCCACAACAGGATTAAAGCCGGGAGAACCCGTCGAGCCTACGGGCAGTCCGATTTCTGTAACACTGGGGCCTGGTATCCTGCGTAATATCTTTGACGGAATCGAACGTCCGCTGAAGGAGATTGCAAAGGAATCCGGTGCCTTTATTGCGACCGGTAGCGATGTGGCACCGCTGGATGAAGATGCTTTATGGGATGTAACGGTAAAGGCTTCTGTAGGGGATGAGGTTGTTCCCGGACAGATCTTTGCGACACTTCCGGAAACGGATTTGATCGAGCACCGCTGCATGATTCCGCCAACCCTGTATGGAACGGTTGTGGAAGCTGCAGAAAACGGAAAATACAGCATCAATCAGTGCATCCTGAAGGTAAAGGATGATAAGGATAAGGTTCATGAGCTGACCCTGGTACAGAAATGGCCGATTAAAACGGCACGACCTGTGGCAGAGCGTCTTCCAATCAGTGTACCGCTGATTACCGGACAGCGTATTTTTGATACCCTGTTCCCGATTGCCAAGGGTGGTACGGCAGCGATTCCAGGCGGCTTTGGTACCGGAAAGACCATGACCCAGCATCAGCTGGCAAAATGGTGTGATGCGGATATCATCGTCTATGTCGGCTGCGGAGAGCGTGGAAACGAGATGACGCAGGTTTTGGAGGAATTCTCCGAGCTGATCGATCCGAAATCCAATCGTCCGCTGACCGATCGTACCGTGCTGATTGCCAATACGTCCAACATGCCGGTTGCGGCACGTGAGGCGAGTATTTATACCGGTCTGACACTGGCAGAGTATTATCGTGATATGGGCTATCATGTTGCCATCATGGCGGATTCCACATCACGCTGGGCAGAAGCGCTTCGTGAAATCAGTGGACGTCTGGAGGAAATGCCGGCTGAGGAAGGCTTCCCGGCATATCTGCCAAGTCGTATCTCACAGTTCTATGAGCGTGCCGGCTATATGAAGACACTGAATGATCAGGTAGGGTCCGTATCTATCATCGGTGCCGTATCTCCGCAGGGATCTGACTTCTCCGAGCCGGTTACCCAGAACACCAAGCGGTTTGTACGCTGCTTCTGGGCGCTGGACAAGCAGCTTGCCTATGCACGTCACTATTTCGCCATTAACTGGACGGAAAGCTATTCTGAATATGTGACGGATTTAACAAAATGGTACAATAAGAATGTGGATATGCGTTTCCTTCGCAACCGTCAGGAGATCATGAGTCTGCTGGCAGAGGAAGCGAAGCTGATGGAAATTGTAAAGCTGATCGGTAGTGATGTACTGCCGGAGGATCAGAAGCTGGTCATTGAAATCTGCAAGGTTATCCGTGTCGGATATCTGCAGCAGAATGCGTTCCATAAGGATGATACGTATGTACCGCTGGAAAAGCAGCTGAAAATGATGGATGTTATTTTGTATCTATACAAACGCTGTAAGGATTTGGTTGCACAGGGAAAACCGATGAGCCAGGTGGTGGCTTCTGGGATTTTCGACAAGGTAACCAAAATGAAATACGATGTGCCGAATGACCATATTGAACTGCTGGACACCTATTTTCAACAGATCGATGCGGCTGTCTCACAGGTTGCGTAAGGAGGAAAGTGCATGAGTCTTCAATATGTAGGATTGAGTGAAATTAACGGGCCTCTTGTCTTCCTGGATAACGTGGAAAACGCCAGCTATGAAGAGATGGTGGAAATCAAATGTGGAGATGGAACGACACGTCTGGGAAGAGTGGTTCAGCTGG comes from the Erysipelotrichaceae bacterium 66202529 genome and includes:
- a CDS encoding V-type ATP synthase subunit A, which encodes MSENVIYSINGPVVKVQNAVDFSMLEKVYVGHKRLMGEVISISKEATTIQVYESTTGLKPGEPVEPTGSPISVTLGPGILRNIFDGIERPLKEIAKESGAFIATGSDVAPLDEDALWDVTVKASVGDEVVPGQIFATLPETDLIEHRCMIPPTLYGTVVEAAENGKYSINQCILKVKDDKDKVHELTLVQKWPIKTARPVAERLPISVPLITGQRIFDTLFPIAKGGTAAIPGGFGTGKTMTQHQLAKWCDADIIVYVGCGERGNEMTQVLEEFSELIDPKSNRPLTDRTVLIANTSNMPVAAREASIYTGLTLAEYYRDMGYHVAIMADSTSRWAEALREISGRLEEMPAEEGFPAYLPSRISQFYERAGYMKTLNDQVGSVSIIGAVSPQGSDFSEPVTQNTKRFVRCFWALDKQLAYARHYFAINWTESYSEYVTDLTKWYNKNVDMRFLRNRQEIMSLLAEEAKLMEIVKLIGSDVLPEDQKLVIEICKVIRVGYLQQNAFHKDDTYVPLEKQLKMMDVILYLYKRCKDLVAQGKPMSQVVASGIFDKVTKMKYDVPNDHIELLDTYFQQIDAAVSQVA